TGAAAAAGAAACAAAAACATTTTCTTCTTATGGCCTTAGCTCTATCCTCACGCTCAGGGAAAAATGACATCGCACCAACTTTTCCCAAAGGGTGCCAGTAAACTTTATCTACTGCTATATGCTAAAAGCTGCAGAGACAACAGGGTACTGAAAGGAATCCCGCTCCTTTGGTAAAAGAGGCTCGGTTATGCCATTTGTTCTAAACAGCAACCATTTTTAGGATTGGACATTGCAAACTTATACTTTCTTTGATAGTACGGCCGGTGGCATTATAAGATTTGGAGCTAAAATCAGATAAATCTTTGTTCACAAACAATAAATAAGTAAACCCCAAGCAATCCAATATGCTGTAGAAAGCAACATAAAGTATCAACGAACACACATATCCGGATTGCGCCAATTAAAGATTTATTTGGATGGAGCGACAAAGATTATACGCCTTGATTTTTTGGATACTTTTGTATCAAAGACAAAATGCTTCAGCATTCTTGAAGGCCATATAGAAATATAAAGACTTTCTGAAAAAAGTATCTAGGCCAGTCGCCGGCTATGAGGCGGACTAACCTTCACTCTCTGCTTAAGCTTTACTAATACATCATTCCTCATCAAAAACAATAACCATCACACTTAAGAGGCAAACTAACATTCAAACCCTCAATTCTAATACCTTAAGAATAACAAATAAATTTAACACCTCCGAAAATAGTTATTACCTTTGCGAAGCATTTGGTTTCTGTATCCTTTGATACAGAATTAAAAGGGAATCCGGTGAAAATCCAGAACTGTCCCGCAGCTGTAAGCTTCATTAACCAAAAGCCCATTCAACATTACCACTATTCCGAAACTCGGAACGGGAAGGTAGGGCTCGAGGGAAGTAAGTCAGAAGACCTGCCATTGCATTTTGATATTCACAGCTTTCGGGGTTTGAAGCTAGAATAGACATTTTGTCTTATGCAGTCCTATATAAATATAATAATAGATAGGTTTGCGCTTGCCTCAGTAGCTGTGTATGTACGCAGCGAAATGATTAGATCTTTAAAAAGAGTACTTTCTGTTCAATTTATTTTAGTCACGATATGGGCATTGCCTAGCTATGCGCTATCAGAAAAAAAGATAGGAGGAGAGGGAATTGCGGATACTACCAAGGTGTATTTTTTAGAAGAAGTACAAGTAAAAGCTTTAAAGCAATCCAGGATACTGGTTTCACCAGTACCGATGCAGATACTTTCGGCTTCCGATTTACAAAGAATTAATACCTTTTCCATTGCAGATGCCGTAAGATATCTTTCAGGTGTACAATTAAAAGACTATGGGGGTGTCGGTGGATTAAGAACTATCAACGTCCGAAGTCTGGGCGCAAACCACACGGCAGTATTTTACGACGGATTACAGTTAACAAATGCACAAAACGGACAGGTTGACCTGGGCAAATTCTCTACCGATAATATAGAAGAAATATCTTTATACAATGGTCAAAACCCTCAATTACTGCAACCAGCTGCAGCCTATGCAACGGCGAATGTATTGTATCTAAAAAGTAAAGAGCCTGTTTTCGAAAATGATAACAAATACAATGCTTCTATAGCTTTAAAGACGGGTTCCTTTGGTTTGTTAAATCCAGCCACTTCATTAGATTATCGATGGAATAATAATATTAGCTCACGATTAAGTGCAGAATACTTGTATGCCGACGGAAAGTATAAATTTACGCGAAGCAACGGCAATAGCGATACTACGGCAATAAGACAAAATGGAGATATCGAGGCATTAAGGATAGAGTATGGTACTTACGGAAAAATCAATGCCGGATCGTGGCGGGCTCAGATATTCCATTATCAGTCAGAAAGAGGGTTGCCAAGAGCAACAGTAGCTAACAAATTTGATGCGACACAAAGGCTTTGGGATAATAATACATTTGTGCAGACTGGCCTTGAAAAAAGCTTAAATAAGCATTATTCATTTGCAATAAATACAAAATACGCTTACGATTATCAGCGTTATCTGGATCCGGAGATTGTTACATCAACCGGATTATTAGATAATAAATATCATCAGAAAGAATTTTACCTCTCCCTTTCCAATAGCTATAAATTAACAGCCTTTTGGAATATAGCATTAGCTACAGATTATAGATACAATAAGCTTGATGCAAACTTGTATCACTTTGCCTACCCCGTTAGAAATGTGTTTTTAGCAGCATTATCTAATAATATCTACTTCCAAAGGTTTAATGGGCAGATAAGTTTATTAAGTACTACAGTAGATGAGAATGTGAAGTATTACGAATCACTAAAGAATCAGCAGAGGTATACACCCACTTTTATGTTTAGCTGGCAGCCCGTAAAACATGCAGATAGTTTTCGTTTAAGAGGATTCTATAAGTCAATATTCAGGATGCCAACCTTTAACGACCTCTATTATACTTTCGTAGGAAATACTTTCCTAAAGCCAGAATTTGCAAAACAATACGATCTGGGGATTACCTATGGCAAGTCAGATGAGCAGAGTTTCATAAATAGGATAGAACTGCAGGTAGACGCATATTACAATAAAGTTAAAGACAAAATTGTAGCGGTGCCAAGCCTAAACCTGTTTAGGTGGACCATGTTAAATCTCAACAGAGTAGATATAAGAGGAGTGGATCTAAACGTAAAACTTTCCAAAGATCTAAACACTAAATCGTATCTGGATATGGGACTGGTTTATACCTATCAGCAAGCATTAAATGTAACAAACGGAGTAAGCGATGGACAAATTCCCTATGCCCCTAAACATAGCGGTTCATTTATAGCATCTTGGATTTATGATAAGTCCTCATTAAATTATAGTTATATCTATACAGGTGAAAGATATAGTCAGACAGCTAATATCCCGGTAAACTATATCCAATCCTGGTATATCCATAATATTTCCATACAACACAAGTTCAAAATAGAGAAGCATGCAACGCTAACCATACGAGGGGAAGTAAACAATTTATTCAATCAATATTACGATGTAATCGAGAATTTTCCTATGCCGGGGCGTTCGTATCGGTTAGCCGTTTATTATAAATTATAATACATGAAAAAAAATCAAATAATCTTGGCGTTGACTTCACTGTTAGTTCTGGGTTTACAATCCTGTCGAAAAGAAAAAATGCCCCTGAAAGAAGAAGTGGAACAGATCTTTAAAGGCGATGCGAATGCATCTCCTAAAGGCATGTATATTCTGAACGAAGGGAATATGAACTCTAATAAAGCCTCTTTGGACTTTGTAGATTTTACAACCGGAATTTATAAAAGAAACTTTTATGGGACGGTAAATCCGGAAATATCCTTAGGACTGGGTGATGTTGGAAATGATATTACCATATATGGTTCTAAAATGTATGTGGTTGTCAATATATCAAACAAAGTAGAAGTATTAGATGCCAAAACCGGTAAAAAGATAAAGCATATAGATCTTCTAAATGGCAGATATGTTATTTCCCACAAAGGAAAAGTTTATGTAAGCGCTTATTTGGGGAAAGTTGGAGATCCTCAGTCTCCCAAAGGTATTGTGGCCGAAATAGATACAACGTCATTGAGCATCACAAGAAAAGTAGAAGTAGGCCGGCAGCCAGAGGAAATGGCAATTATCGAAGATAGATTATATGTTGCCAACTCGGGAGGATACAGCCCTTCGGATTATGAAAATACTGTTTCTGTCGTCGATCTTAATACGTTTGCAGAAACTAAAAGAATAGAAGTTGCAATTAACCTTCAAAGGCTAAAAGCGGATGCTTACGGAGATTTATATGTCTCTTCCAGGGGGGATTATTACAGCATTCAGGCAAAGTTGTTTGTTATAGACACCAGGACAGACCAGATTAAAAAAACTTTTGATATTGGCGTAAGTGATATGGTTATCCATGGAGATAAAGCTTATGTCTGCGGAACAGAATGGAGTTATATCAAAGGTGAAAATATAATCACCTACAATACTATAAATGTAAAAGATGAAACCTTATTAAATAAATCTTTTATAACAGATGGTACAGATTCTAAGATCATAATGCCATATGGTATAACAATTAATCCGCAAACAGGAGACATTTTTATTGCCGATGCTAAAGACTATTTAAATCCGGGTAAAATTTATTGTTTTAACGCAAATGGTCAATTTAAATGGTCTGCAGTTACAGGAGATATTCCAAGATATTTTGCCTTTCTATACTAATTAAATATTAAATATAAGATTCAGATGAAAATCAAAAGCAATTCAAAAAAATCAAGCAGATTATTAGTAACTCTAACACTTATATTGGGGTTCTTAATAACTTCTTGTAGCAAAAATGACGATCTCAAGCCTTCAGAAGAAAATAACTGGTCGCTGACATTAAGTTTAGGCGATGCAGTATCTTTAAAATCTTCGGTACCTTCAAATATCAGCTATACAAAAGGAGAGTGGAAAATAAATGGAGAACTGGTGTCTAACGAGGAAATTATCCAATTTAGAGAATATAAAGCGGGAACTTATGATATTGAGTTTACTGCGTATAACGATAAGAAGGTTTTTAGTAAAAAAGGAACGATAGAAGTAGAAAAATATGCAGTAGCCGCAACAACTGCAAATAGCATGTTTGCCACTCAGTTATTTGAATACACACCAGCTCCCGGACAGTTTATAAATAAAAGTCCTGGCGATTTGGCCAGTGCAAAATCGGTTTTAGGTGCTAAGAGCGGATTGGTAACATTAGGTGCTTTTGGAGGCGGTATTGTCTTAGGGTTTGAAAATCCGGTACTCAATAAAGCAGGGGACGATATTATTATTTATAGTAATGCTTTTGTGAACTTAGCCGAACCCGGCGTAGTATGGGTGATGGAAGATACAAATGGAAATGGAAAACCTGATGATATCTGGTATGAAATAAAAGGTAGCGAATTTGGCAAAGAAGGGTATAAACGCAATTACGCAGTTACTTATACCAAACCAGATCTGGAAACTGCAGAAATTCCCTGGAAAGACAATTTAGGAAATACCGGAACGGTAAAAACTAACAGCTTTCATAAGCAGTCATACTTTCCGCTTTGGTTAAACTCAAATGAATACACCGTAAGAGGAACTTTGTTGCCAAGCTCAAATATAAATTTCGGAGCACAGGTGATGAGCTTGCCTTTCGAAAAAGGTTATGCAGATAATTCTTCCGCAGGAAATGATAGGATTGATATAGCTGATGCTATGGACGAAAGTGGCAAAACGATTAAATTGAATAGTATTAAATTTATTAAAGTACAAACAGGTATTCTGGCAGATATGAAAGCCCTTGGCGAGCTATCTACAGAGATAAAAGGTGTCGAGGGATTGAACTTTTAAAAGAAATGGTTTAAAGAATACTATTATTCCTTCATTCTCCCGGATCATTCGGGAGAATGAAGGAATTTTTATCTGCCAATTACAGTTCCGTTAGGAATTACAGCATTTTTCTTAATCACCACAATTCCATCGCAAACGGTATATTCGTTATAATCCCCTGATTTTAAATGATTGCCACCAATAATGCGTACATCGTCTCCAATGCGGCTGTTTTTGTCAATAATTGCGTTCTCAATGTAGCATCTTTCTCCCACACCAACGGTTGGTTCCCGTCTTGTCTTAGCATTCTGCAATTCTTCCAGATCTTCATAATAATCACTACCCATCATGTAAGTAGCGCGTATTACCGAACCTACACCAATGCGTGATCTTACACCAATAACCGAACGGTCTATTTTATCGGCAGAAATAATACAACCGTCCGAAATAATAGCATTGTTTAGTGTTGTACCCGATATTTTTGAAGGTGGCAACATTCTGGGGCGAGTAAATATGGTGTTTCTGCCAAACAGGTTAAATTCAGGAAGATCATTAGTCAAACCGATATTAGCTTCAAAGAAAGAGGCGATTGTACCAATATCTGTCCAATAACCATCATATTGATAACTCAGTACCCGTATTTTATCTATAGAATCCGGAATGATTTCTTTACCAAAGTCCATCCCTTTATGTTCATTCAAAAGCTTATTCAATACACCTTTACTAAAAACATAGATACCCATAGACGCCAGATATTCTCTTCCCTGGCTTTTTAGCTCATCGCTAACTTCTGATTTCCAGTCGGGCAGTAAGTTGTCCGTTGGTTTTTCAATAAAAGAGGTAATAACATTGGTTTCGTCTGATTTTAGTATACCAAAGCCATTGGCATCTTTAGCAGAAACTGGGATAGTAGCAATAGTAAGGTCACCCTGGTTCTGGATATGAAAATCAACCAAAGCTGCAAAATCCATCTGATAAAGCTGATCTCCGGAAAGAACCAGTACATACTCATAGTCTACGCTTACTGTTTTCTTAATCGAGCGCCTAACGGCGTCGGCAGTTCCTTCAAACCACTTATCGCCTTCGTTAGTTTGCTCGGCAGCAAGAATATCTACAAAGCCCTTACTAAATATACTGAAATTGTAGGTGTTCTTGATATGCGAATTCAACGATGAAGAGTTGAATTGCGTCAGGACAAAGATTCGGTTAAAGCCGGAGTTCAGGCAGTTCGAAATAGGAATATCGACCAAACGATATTTTCCGGCGATAGGTACAGCAGGTTTAGAACGCTGATCTGTTAAAGGATAAAGACGTGTGCCTCTTCCTCCTCCTAATACAATAGAGACAACTTTAGGTAGCATATCCATATTTATTTAAGTAATTGGCTATATAAGTTTAAATACTTTTGTGCCGATTTTTCCCAGGAAAAATCTAATAGCATCATTCTTTGCTGGTTTTTCTTTTGTAAATCCTCCTGTTCAAAATAGTCTAAAGCCCTTTTTACAGCATAACAAATATCCTGTACATCAGCTTTCTGAAAAACAACGCCATAACCGTTAGGATCATTGATATCCAGTACAGTGTCTTTTAAGCCGCCAACATTGTTTACAATAGGTAAAGTCCCATATTTCATGGCGTATAATTGGTTTAACCCACAAGGTTCTACACGCGAAGGCATCAATATAAAATCGGCACTTGCATATATTCTATGCGCCAGATTTTCATCGTAACCAAAGTAAACCGCTAATTCTCCGGAAAAAGGTTCGGCTAATTTCTGAATGTGCGATTGGATTTGCTGATCTCCAGAACCCAAAATAAATATACTTAATTTATCTTCATTTTCTTTAAAAATATGATGCAATATTTCGGGAAGTAAATCTGCTCCTTTTTCGGTAGCAAAACGCCCAATAAAAGTTAATAAAGGTAATCTCGGATTTAATTTATATTCCTTGCACAATTGCTTTTTATTAGCAACTTTGCCTGTTTTAACGTTTTTAACTGAATAGTTTTTTGTTAAGGAGGTATCAGTTTCCGGATTCCAGATTTCCGTATCTATGCCGTTTACAATACCATAAGATTTTTGCCTTTCGTTTGAGAACAGAGATTCAAGTCCATTTGCAGCTTTATAAAGCTCTTCCAGATAACCTTCAGAAACAGTAGTATAAGCATCGCAACATTTTATGGCTGTGGCTAAAGGATTAATCATCCCGTCCCAGTCTAAAAGTCCCCATTTCCAGGTGTCGAAAGAGGGTAAAAGGATACCTTTGTTCCAGTTCATCCATCCCTGATATTGCCCGTTATGCACAGTAACAACCGTTTTGGAAGCAGAAAGGAATGAGAAATCTTTGGAATGTTTTACCAGAAAAGGTATCAGCCCAACATGATGATCGTGGCAATGGATAATATCAGGTATCGTATCGGTGTCTTTTAACCATTGCAAAAAAGCATGCTGAAAAGCGATAAACTGTTCGCCTTCGTCGGGATAACAATATACCTCCGACCGGTCTAGTTTGCCTGGGATTTTAATCAGGTATAACTCAAAGCCAAGACTATTTTCCTTTTCTTTATATATCTGAAAATCCAGAAGTTCAGATCCCTGATAAAAACTTCCCTGATGGGCAATTTCGAATTGATGTTGCTGCAAAAAAGGCCTGTCGTACCAGGGCATTACAACAGATGCATCAATACCTAACTTTTGTTGATATTTTGGAAGCGCACCTACCACGTCGGCAAGGCCGCCTACTTTTGCTATCGGGTAGCACTCTACACTTAAATGGATAACTTTAGTCATTTTATTTAATTAGTAAGAGGAGTTCTTTCTGCGATTTCTATTGGTCTGGCACTGGTCTTCTTTCTTTTAAGAATTAATCCCGAGAGCGGAGGTAATGTAATTGCAATGGATTGGTTTTGTTGCATCCAATAAATGTTTTCAGTGTGTAATGTATCGGAAATCTGCACACCACTGCCAAAGAACTGCATATCGTCGGAATTAAGAAGAACTTCCCATTCGCCCGAATGAGGGACACCTATTCTAAAATTACTTCTGGTAACAGGAGTAAGATTTAAGACAACCAGTGTGTCTTCGCTTGCCTCAAAGGCTTTTCGCCAATAGACGAAAACAGAGTTAATATTGTCGTTATTTTCTATCCATTGAAAACCGTTACTATGAAAAGCTTTCTGATATAAACTTGGTGTAGAACGGTAAACAGCATTAAGTGCAGAAATAAACCTGCTCATTCCTGCATGCGGAGGATATTCCTTCAGGTGCCAATCTAAGGATTTGTTAACATTCCATTCGGAAGTTTGCCCGAATTCGTCGCCCATAAACAAGAGTTTAGTCCCAGAAAAAGTAAACATATACAGATAAAGTGCTCTTAAATTGGCGAACTTCTGCCATTCATCACCAGGCATCTTGTAAATTAAAGATTGCTTGCCGTGAACCACTTCGTCATGAGATAACGGCAGCATAAAATTTTCATGATAGGCATATACCGTAGCGAAAGTCATCACATGATGATGATATTTCCTGTTTATCGGGTCTTCCTTGAAATAATTCAACGTGTCATGCATCCAGCCCATCATCCATTTCATCCCGAAACCTAATCCATTTGAAAAAGTCGGTCGGCTAACGCCGGGCCACGAGGTAGATTCTTCTGCAATAGTTTGTGAATATGGAAAATGGCTGTAAACCGCCTCGTTCAGTTCTTTTAAGAAATGTACAGCTTCCAGATTTTCGTTACTACCAAATTCATTCGGGATCCACTCATCATGGTTTCTGGAATAATCCAGATAGAGCATAGAAGCAACCGCATCTACACGAAGGCCATCTACACGGAACCTGTCTAACCAGAAAAAAGCATTGCTGATAAGAAAAGAGCGTACCTCATTACGTCCGTAATTGAAAATATAAGACTGCCAATCCGGATGAAATCCCTTTCTTGGATCTTCGTGTTCATATAAATAAGAACCATCAAATTTATGCAGGCCATGTGCGTCACCCGGGAAATGTGAAGGAACCCAATCCAGAATAACCCCAATATCATTCTGATGAAGGCGCTCTATCAGATACATTAGATCCTGAGGAGAGCCATAACGTGAACTTGCAGCAAAATAACCAGTAATTTGGTATCCCCAGGAAGGATAATAAGGGTGTTCCATTACTGGAAGAAACTCTACATGGGTAAATCCCGTTTCTTTAATGTATGGAACAAGCCGGTCTGCAATTTCTCTGTAGTTCAATAAACGTTCGGGTTCATCGGGATTACGCATCCACGACCCTAAATGCATTTCGTAAACCGACCAGGGTTGATCTAGCCTGTTATGTGTTTTGCGTTTCTCCAGCCAGGTAGCATCCTGCCATTCGTACCAGGTAGAGGCAACTTTTGATGCTGTTTGTGGTGGAATCTCCCATTGAAAGGCCAATGGATCGCCTTTTTCCAACACCTCGCCATTTTCAGCAATAATGCAGTATTTATAAGTTTCTCCATTTTGTAAATGGGGGATAAAGCCCTCCCAGATACCACTTCCATCCCAGCGTACATAAAGGGGGTGGCTAAATTTGTCCCAGTAATTAAAATTACCAGTTACCAAAACCTGCCTGGCACCCGGTGCCCACACCGAAAAATAAACACCTTTTTGTCCGTCGAGCGTGATTTCGTGAGAGCCGAATTTTTCATATAGTTTGTAATGTTTACCGGATTGAAACAAGGAAATGTCGAAATCTGTAAATAAACTATGAGGGAGAACGTTTTTCGCCATATTATCCTCGTATTAAAATGTCTTCAAAGTCTTTAGCTACTTTTACCCAATAAATGCCGGCTTCGTCTTTTTCAAAACTGGTCTCTTTTCCATCAACTAATATTTTCTTAATATCGAAAGGAACTTGTATGAGTTTTATATTATAATTGTTGTAACGTTCAGTAAATAAGCCTTGTATTTCCTGTTTAACATCAAGAGATTTGTCTCCGCTAGAGCATGTAATACATTTTTCCAGATAAATATCCTGTTCGTAGGCGAAAGTATCTCCGTTATCAGTATAGAAGTATGATTTGTTGATTCCTTGTCCAAAGTAAAAGTTCAACAACAATTCGTCTATTTTCTTTTCGCCTGTATGTTGCATTACAGGATATTCCGGGATTACAGCTCCGGCTTTTATGAAAACAGGCATTTCATCTATAGGAGT
This genomic interval from Pseudopedobacter saltans DSM 12145 contains the following:
- a CDS encoding TonB-dependent receptor plug domain-containing protein is translated as MIRSLKRVLSVQFILVTIWALPSYALSEKKIGGEGIADTTKVYFLEEVQVKALKQSRILVSPVPMQILSASDLQRINTFSIADAVRYLSGVQLKDYGGVGGLRTINVRSLGANHTAVFYDGLQLTNAQNGQVDLGKFSTDNIEEISLYNGQNPQLLQPAAAYATANVLYLKSKEPVFENDNKYNASIALKTGSFGLLNPATSLDYRWNNNISSRLSAEYLYADGKYKFTRSNGNSDTTAIRQNGDIEALRIEYGTYGKINAGSWRAQIFHYQSERGLPRATVANKFDATQRLWDNNTFVQTGLEKSLNKHYSFAINTKYAYDYQRYLDPEIVTSTGLLDNKYHQKEFYLSLSNSYKLTAFWNIALATDYRYNKLDANLYHFAYPVRNVFLAALSNNIYFQRFNGQISLLSTTVDENVKYYESLKNQQRYTPTFMFSWQPVKHADSFRLRGFYKSIFRMPTFNDLYYTFVGNTFLKPEFAKQYDLGITYGKSDEQSFINRIELQVDAYYNKVKDKIVAVPSLNLFRWTMLNLNRVDIRGVDLNVKLSKDLNTKSYLDMGLVYTYQQALNVTNGVSDGQIPYAPKHSGSFIASWIYDKSSLNYSYIYTGERYSQTANIPVNYIQSWYIHNISIQHKFKIEKHATLTIRGEVNNLFNQYYDVIENFPMPGRSYRLAVYYKL
- a CDS encoding YncE family protein, whose product is MKKNQIILALTSLLVLGLQSCRKEKMPLKEEVEQIFKGDANASPKGMYILNEGNMNSNKASLDFVDFTTGIYKRNFYGTVNPEISLGLGDVGNDITIYGSKMYVVVNISNKVEVLDAKTGKKIKHIDLLNGRYVISHKGKVYVSAYLGKVGDPQSPKGIVAEIDTTSLSITRKVEVGRQPEEMAIIEDRLYVANSGGYSPSDYENTVSVVDLNTFAETKRIEVAINLQRLKADAYGDLYVSSRGDYYSIQAKLFVIDTRTDQIKKTFDIGVSDMVIHGDKAYVCGTEWSYIKGENIITYNTINVKDETLLNKSFITDGTDSKIIMPYGITINPQTGDIFIADAKDYLNPGKIYCFNANGQFKWSAVTGDIPRYFAFLY
- a CDS encoding cell surface protein → MKIKSNSKKSSRLLVTLTLILGFLITSCSKNDDLKPSEENNWSLTLSLGDAVSLKSSVPSNISYTKGEWKINGELVSNEEIIQFREYKAGTYDIEFTAYNDKKVFSKKGTIEVEKYAVAATTANSMFATQLFEYTPAPGQFINKSPGDLASAKSVLGAKSGLVTLGAFGGGIVLGFENPVLNKAGDDIIIYSNAFVNLAEPGVVWVMEDTNGNGKPDDIWYEIKGSEFGKEGYKRNYAVTYTKPDLETAEIPWKDNLGNTGTVKTNSFHKQSYFPLWLNSNEYTVRGTLLPSSNINFGAQVMSLPFEKGYADNSSAGNDRIDIADAMDESGKTIKLNSIKFIKVQTGILADMKALGELSTEIKGVEGLNF
- a CDS encoding glucose-1-phosphate adenylyltransferase — encoded protein: MLPKVVSIVLGGGRGTRLYPLTDQRSKPAVPIAGKYRLVDIPISNCLNSGFNRIFVLTQFNSSSLNSHIKNTYNFSIFSKGFVDILAAEQTNEGDKWFEGTADAVRRSIKKTVSVDYEYVLVLSGDQLYQMDFAALVDFHIQNQGDLTIATIPVSAKDANGFGILKSDETNVITSFIEKPTDNLLPDWKSEVSDELKSQGREYLASMGIYVFSKGVLNKLLNEHKGMDFGKEIIPDSIDKIRVLSYQYDGYWTDIGTIASFFEANIGLTNDLPEFNLFGRNTIFTRPRMLPPSKISGTTLNNAIISDGCIISADKIDRSVIGVRSRIGVGSVIRATYMMGSDYYEDLEELQNAKTRREPTVGVGERCYIENAIIDKNSRIGDDVRIIGGNHLKSGDYNEYTVCDGIVVIKKNAVIPNGTVIGR
- a CDS encoding glycogen synthase, encoding MTKVIHLSVECYPIAKVGGLADVVGALPKYQQKLGIDASVVMPWYDRPFLQQHQFEIAHQGSFYQGSELLDFQIYKEKENSLGFELYLIKIPGKLDRSEVYCYPDEGEQFIAFQHAFLQWLKDTDTIPDIIHCHDHHVGLIPFLVKHSKDFSFLSASKTVVTVHNGQYQGWMNWNKGILLPSFDTWKWGLLDWDGMINPLATAIKCCDAYTTVSEGYLEELYKAANGLESLFSNERQKSYGIVNGIDTEIWNPETDTSLTKNYSVKNVKTGKVANKKQLCKEYKLNPRLPLLTFIGRFATEKGADLLPEILHHIFKENEDKLSIFILGSGDQQIQSHIQKLAEPFSGELAVYFGYDENLAHRIYASADFILMPSRVEPCGLNQLYAMKYGTLPIVNNVGGLKDTVLDINDPNGYGVVFQKADVQDICYAVKRALDYFEQEDLQKKNQQRMMLLDFSWEKSAQKYLNLYSQLLK
- the glgB gene encoding 1,4-alpha-glucan branching protein GlgB codes for the protein MAKNVLPHSLFTDFDISLFQSGKHYKLYEKFGSHEITLDGQKGVYFSVWAPGARQVLVTGNFNYWDKFSHPLYVRWDGSGIWEGFIPHLQNGETYKYCIIAENGEVLEKGDPLAFQWEIPPQTASKVASTWYEWQDATWLEKRKTHNRLDQPWSVYEMHLGSWMRNPDEPERLLNYREIADRLVPYIKETGFTHVEFLPVMEHPYYPSWGYQITGYFAASSRYGSPQDLMYLIERLHQNDIGVILDWVPSHFPGDAHGLHKFDGSYLYEHEDPRKGFHPDWQSYIFNYGRNEVRSFLISNAFFWLDRFRVDGLRVDAVASMLYLDYSRNHDEWIPNEFGSNENLEAVHFLKELNEAVYSHFPYSQTIAEESTSWPGVSRPTFSNGLGFGMKWMMGWMHDTLNYFKEDPINRKYHHHVMTFATVYAYHENFMLPLSHDEVVHGKQSLIYKMPGDEWQKFANLRALYLYMFTFSGTKLLFMGDEFGQTSEWNVNKSLDWHLKEYPPHAGMSRFISALNAVYRSTPSLYQKAFHSNGFQWIENNDNINSVFVYWRKAFEASEDTLVVLNLTPVTRSNFRIGVPHSGEWEVLLNSDDMQFFGSGVQISDTLHTENIYWMQQNQSIAITLPPLSGLILKRKKTSARPIEIAERTPLTN